DNA sequence from the Candidatus Kaistella beijingensis genome:
GGGTTTATGAAAATATCGATGGAAGAGGATATATTCCACGACCAACGGATCCACGTTTCAGATTCTCCATGTTTTATCAGGATTATATGCCGAAATTCCCTTCAATGAGGGTGAATCTGACTTTGGTTTATGCCAACGGACTTCCTTCCGGTACTCCGATCTCTCTTGATGCCAACGGAAAACCTGATTATGAAGCGCCGTACAAATATCAGAAAACGCTACCGTCTTATAAAAGGGTTGACATTGGTTTATCCAAAGTCTTCATCGATCAGAAGGACAACAAAGTGAAAAGCGGTTTTTGGAGTAATTTTAAGGAACTTACTTTGGGCGTTCAGATTTTCAACGCATTTAACATTAGCAATACCGTTGCAAATCAGTGGATTACTGATGTAGGCAGTGAAAATAGAAATGTTTATGCGGTTCCGGTACGTTTAACAGGCAGGTTCTTTAATGTAAAACTTGATTTTAAACTATAATTGAAGGTCCCGAAATTTTAAAATTCGGGACTTTTTTTATTCACCTTCTTGGTACGAAACCACATCATACAAATCCGTTCTTCGGTCGCTGATGGTGCGGACTGCGCCGTAATGATGAAGTTCTTTCAATAAATTCAAATCTACATCCACAATCAGCGTGGTTTCGGTATTCGGCGTCGCTTCACCTTTTATCGCATTCGATGGAAACGGAAAATCAGAAGGCGTGAAAACCGCAGCCTGCCCGTACTGAATATCCATATTATTCACACCTGGTAAATTTCCTACGCAACCTGCAATTGCGACATAGCATTCATTTTCAATCGCTCTCGCTGCAGCGCAGTGACGAACTCTTGTGTACGCATTTTGCGTGTCGGTAAGGAATGGAACAAACAAAATTTTCATTCCTTGTTGCGCCAAAAGTCTTGGTAATTCCGGGAATTCCACATCATAGCAAATGACCAAACCTACCTTGCCGCAGTCGGTGTCGATGACTTTGATTTCGTTTCCGCCTTTCATCCCATAATATTTCCTTTCATTGGGCGTGATGTGGATTTTTCGGTATTCATCAATTTTTCCGTTTCGATGAAGAAGATAACTCACATTGTACAGTTCGCCATTTTCTTCGATCGGCATACTTCCAGCGATGATATTGATGTTGTAGCCAATCGCAAACTCAGAAATTTTACGTTTTATTTCTTCAGTAAATTCTGCCAGTTTCAACATACTTTCTCTTTCCGAAAGATGATTGAAAGGAGCGAGAAGTGGCGTGTTAAACAATTCCGGAAACATAATGAAATCCGATTTGTAATCCGCCATCACATTCACGAAAAATTCTACCTGTTCATAAAACGCTTCAATATCTTTGAAATGCCGCATCTGCCACTGAACCAAACCCAACCGAATCACCGAATCCTGCATG
Encoded proteins:
- a CDS encoding carbon-nitrogen hydrolase family protein, which translates into the protein MQIDIRNLKIDDYNELREAMKKAYPAMSENIWSKKSIEKLIKIFPDGQICITVNDKIAAVCLSLIVQYELFGDDHTYAEITGNYTFNTHSETGNVLYGIEIFVDPEYRELRLARRLYDARKELCEKLNLKSIIVGGRIPNYHLYSAELSPRQYIQQVRKKELYDPVLSFQLANNFLPVRILKNYLPEDSHSEENAVLLQWNNIYYSKKPNTMQDSVIRLGLVQWQMRHFKDIEAFYEQVEFFVNVMADYKSDFIMFPELFNTPLLAPFNHLSERESMLKLAEFTEEIKRKISEFAIGYNINIIAGSMPIEENGELYNVSYLLHRNGKIDEYRKIHITPNERKYYGMKGGNEIKVIDTDCGKVGLVICYDVEFPELPRLLAQQGMKILFVPFLTDTQNAYTRVRHCAAARAIENECYVAIAGCVGNLPGVNNMDIQYGQAAVFTPSDFPFPSNAIKGEATPNTETTLIVDVDLNLLKELHHYGAVRTISDRRTDLYDVVSYQEGE